A single region of the Planctomycetota bacterium genome encodes:
- a CDS encoding HNH endonuclease: protein MALARKRKRKVRRQRARRLGDDELLCLLDEGALRVDGQAGTAFKGARRLAVSTCHRGYLFVEVYHERGRRKIALHKLVWMGCNRQTVPSGYQIHHGDRGKRCNAISNLTLREAIEHGWYHEWKRFCQSRFPTYEEFREWKKAQPVDDSEF from the coding sequence ATGGCGTTAGCACGGAAGCGAAAGCGCAAGGTTCGACGGCAACGGGCTCGGCGGCTCGGCGACGACGAACTGTTGTGCCTGCTCGACGAAGGAGCGTTGAGGGTCGACGGCCAGGCGGGAACGGCGTTTAAGGGAGCGCGCCGCCTGGCCGTTTCGACTTGTCATCGCGGCTACTTGTTCGTCGAAGTATATCACGAACGCGGCCGACGCAAGATCGCGCTACATAAACTCGTCTGGATGGGCTGCAACCGGCAGACTGTGCCGAGCGGCTATCAGATTCACCACGGCGACCGCGGCAAGCGTTGCAACGCAATCAGCAACCTGACGCTGCGCGAGGCGATCGAACACGGCTGGTATCACGAATGGAAACGATTTTGTCAAAGCAGGTTCCCAACCTACGAAGAGTTCAGGGAGTGGAAGAAAGCGCAGCCGGTCGATGATTCGGAGTTTTGA